GCAAACTGGATGGGCTACGTGGCCGTCGCCACCGACGAAGACGAGATCCGGCGGCTGGGCCGCCGTGACATCCTAATCGCATGGCGGGGCACGGTGACATACCTCGAATGGATCCATGACCTAAAAGACATATTGTGCCCAGCCCATTTCCGACAAGACGCTTCCATCAAAATCGAGGCAGGGTTCTACGATCTCTACACCCAGAAGGAAAAGTCGTGTAATTTTTGTTCCTTCTCCGCCCGTGAACAGGTTCTGTCCGAGATCAAGCGGCTTACAGAGCTCTACAAAGGTGAAGAGCTCAGCATCACAATCACAGGCCATAGTCTTGGCGCAGCCCTGGCCATACTAAGCGCCTATGACATAGCTGAAATGAAGTTGAACATTTACGAATCTGACGACGAacattctgtcgctaaaattcCCATTACGGTGTTCTCCTTCTCGGGTCCTCGAGTTGGCAATCTAAAGTTCAAGGAACGATGTGACGAGCTCGGAGTTAAGGTCTTAAGAGTCATCAATGTCCACGACAAGGTCCCAACAGTTCCAGGAATCTTCGCCAATGAGAAGTTTCAATACCAAAAGTACATTGAAGAGACTCTTTCATTTCCATGGAGCTATGCTCATGTTGGCGTGGAGCTTTCTCTGAATCACACGCATTCACCATTTTTGAAACCCACAAATGATCTGGGTTGCGCTCACAACCTCGAGGCTCACTTGCACCTCGTCGACGGGTACCACGGCGTCGGCCGCCAGTTCCGGCAGGCCACCGGACGGGACCTTGCGCTAGTGAACAAGAGCTGTGACTTCTTGAGGAGTGATTATGGGGTGCCTCCCTACTGGCGGCAGGATGAAAACAAAGGGATGGTGAGGACAAGTGATGGCCGGTGGATTTTCCCGGAAAGGCCGAGAATGGAGGCTCATCCTCCTGATACTGCTCACCACCTCGAGAAAGTGCTTAAATTTGCCTACTCTTCTAGGCACACTACATAATACAAAAGATCTACTTTGCTCGAGCCTTATTGACGCATGAGATGATCAAAGGGgtcaaaataacataactgcCATCATCCAAGGAAAATGCTTCCACTTTCCTTTCATGCCCGcctcctctctcttctctttccccTTCGCCTTGCCTCACGCCGACCGATGCCGCCTTCTCCTTTGCCTCGCGTCACGCTGGCCAATGCTGCATCGCCTTGCTGCCTCGTCTCACACCAACCACCGTTGTAGTTTCTAACAATTAACAATGCAACTCTGTATTAATAAAggaaaagtataaattaaacatggtgattatatatatataactttacAACTTTTTTGTATCATTTGTCATCAAGAGTGATATATATCCATAATTAGAAAGAGTAGAAACCATCTCTGCTTGTAGAGTCCTGAATTTTTTAAGTCTGTTTAATATTGAATAGTTTCAATATCACGTTGTGTCGTCactattatgttatattttatcatGTTACATatgttaacaaaaataataagtaTTTGTTGGAAACTGATCACATATCCGCTTGAGAGTGTATAATTTTGTAACTGCATCCAATTGACTCGAAGGTTGAACTACGGGGAAAAACCAGTCTCCTCCAAAACTAAACGGGCGAAGTTCTAACACCtgggtcataaaaaaaaatataataagtatttgttaattaagtaGGGTActgtatttattaatattaaaattaagtgataaatatttgattaatatttataGGTTATATTAAGTGCAATAAATGCACCCTATTTTCAAGCATTGTGCATTTattgtacttttatttttaacttcaaAACACTTAAAGtgataaatgtattatattctaaaatattttatccacCAATACAATTATTTTGAACTAGAAAACACCTTTAGGGCACTTATTAGTGATTCtcctattttattattgtattgtGGATATGTAAATTGTCTAAAGCAACGCTAGTTTTATAAAATAGCTAGTATATATGAAATGTAGCATTACTATTTAGGAGGGAAAGAGAAATGctaataataaagtaaattgtCTTTTAATAATTGCGAATGCtattaaaagttatatttttataaaaactaaGAAATCATCATTTTACTTAAAAACAActttaacttttaaaataagTAATTAGTTAGCAAGTAACATCTTTCATTTCTCCCTTTCCCCATTTCCATTGTGTCAAAGAACTTTGATCGCTACTTTTATTGCATTAGCGTCTCGCGTAATACTCTCACAaagtataacaattttttatgataatttggTATTCTCCTTACAAGCTTTTAAAGTTATTTCGAATAGCTTCTTCACATGATTTCAATTCATGATTTTTCGATTAGTTCATTCGTGGCTATTGGGGTTTAGGAAAACAAAGAAGTATAATACtttttataagttttaaaaGATTAGCATTTAGTAAAACATAACCTTAAAGCTTAGTTGCTTCAAGGATGTctccattaattttaaaaattgattaagcAAATTCTATAATTTAGAGGGTGTTTGAGATAGATAGATGActaaaattttaagaatgtCAATTTACCCTAATAAGATATATGGCTATTATAATTCTTTTTCCAATTTTGCTTAAAATGATCATACTATTTATACATCAAGAGTTATACTccgaactatatatatacatacatgtaaatgattaaaatatctcTCGTACCTCAATGTCTTGggtaaagggtatttttgtcattttaattgtATTGTGTAAAGTATAGttcaagaaatataaataatatttttttatttaaaataattatttaatatactaATATGTTTGCTGATTAGTGATTTGTATACTTGGTAATGCTATTTATGCATAACCCATAAATGGGGGTTGGGTTGTAACCCAACTGGTAAGCCTAGATTAGAATGGatgtataattttgtaatttgggGAGGTTAAACGATAACAGAGATAATGATATTTCGTTTGTGCTTTGTTTGTTTATTCGTGTTGAGATTGAGAAAGTACGATGTTTGTCGTAATTACTCATTTTTCTTGGAGTCGTGCTACGGTGTCCGAAAAAGGTTGATGCACTGCCCATGTTGGGCGGATTTCATCTGTGAAGAAATTTGCTGAACAAACTTCAACTTTGACGGATTTCATCTATATTTAAATGTGCGTGCGGTGTTTTCGATATGAGgatatttttgacatttgataATTTTAGCCATCCCATACATTAACTAACCCATACATTAACTaatcctttttcttgtttttcatataaaaaggaaatggaaatccTTGCATttccgaagcaagaacagaacaggagggagggagagagagaatgagtggAATTGGGAAGACGGTGTGCGTGACGGGAGCGAACGGCTACATCGCTTCGTGGGTCGTCAAATTCTTGCTCCAGCGTGGCTATACAGTCAGAGGCACTCTTCGTGATCTGGGTCAGCTCTGTCTCCCCTTCCTCTGATTCTGTCGCGTGTCGCCATTTATGCAATTCATACTCTTTTCTAATATTTGATTTCCGTAGTGCCAACCATGCATTCTTTCACTTCAATTTACCTACTGCTTGGTGCGGGAGATTTTAGCTTTCTGGCTACATAATCATCTGCTTATCTGTTCTGATTTGGAAGGCAAAAGCggacttttttcttttttgtttttgaaattggGGTAGAAGCTTAGGGCACAGATAGCACAATTAGAGTTGTGGGtgttgggaatatttttttttttttgactctTCAAAATCAGCGCAATGGATGATGTTGAAAGGCAGCGGAGATGTGAAGGGCTGTTTAGTTAGTAAAAAAAACACTTTTCTAATCTATTGTCTGCTACACTGTATGGAGATCATGTTGTTGAAAGGCATAAACTAGAGATTTTGCTACTAATTGTGTTGTACAACTTAAAGTCAACTGAAGGATCCTTTGAGTGAAGGAAACAGGTGACAGTCGATTGCTAGCTCACTTGTGAGACATCAGCAAGCCTGAAAGGTTCATTGAGGAGGGAAAATGTCATCTGTGGGTGAACAAAGAGTCTAGAGGATCGGCTGAATAATAGTATAGTCGACTGTGGATCAACTGTCCAAATCAAGGAGCTAAGACCCTGATTGAGAAGAAGGAAAAGTGGCTGAGAGATTGACTGTCACTGAAGGATCCACTGTTGAGGGGAACAGTCAACCGTCATTGATTGTCAGTAATAGAATGTAAGCGAGCTTGGCTGTTCAAGGAAAAGTCACCTGTCTAGGTCAGTTGTGGATGCAATGGCCTAAAACTAAGGAAAGTAAGGCAAGGGAAGCTTGGTTAAGACATGGACTGGATTAGGAATGCGCACTCTTGAGTGAAGAGCACCAAGATGAACCACATGGAGTCCCTAATTCCCAAACCAAGGGTTAACCCATAACCTGCTAAGCACTGACACAGGGCTTGAGAAAAGGAAACTCAGGACTTGTGTCTTAGGTCGACCGTATGGGCATGTGTGGTCGCAGATACACTTTGAACAAGGGATGCCCTAGGTCCAGGCCAGGGCATTACAATGTTACTTAGACATTTTCAAGAGGCAACGTGAAAATTAAGTGACCTTTATGTGTTGGTGATGGAATACACACCTGACTATTATGAGTTGATGTGataatattcaaaagattgggATGTAAACATGACAATATATCACTTTCTATgctagaaatatatttatatttcacaTCTCAAAATAGTTAcgttatttttcacattttacatgttggaaaaaaaaatgaacatagATTTGGAACATTCATTTTAAAACATATATGCCTAAACAAATTGGAAATAATAAATATAGACTTTAAGAGGACAGATTACTAGGTATAATTTCACACCGTTTTGCTTTTAACCAAAGGCACCTCTTGTTTTCATATTGTGTAAAGTATTTCAATGTGTGATAAATATGTGGGTGGGTCATCTAACTGTCCATAAATTAAAAGAACTAAATAAGAAATGTCTGAATATTGTCTAACAGGCTCTGAGTGTCCAATGAGTGGAAATGTATACATCTTTCTCCTAGAAGTTTCGATTCTTCTTAGACCACCATGATTGGATGATGATACTCATTTCTGGCAAGTTCTTTTTAACCTCTCTGGTCAAAACTTCTATTGTCTGCTTAGACAACAGGGACCTTTTTAGGGATTGTGGCTACAAGTAATGAGTTTTTCACTTTTACCTAATGCCAATCACATGTTGCAGGTAATCTGAAGAAAGAAAACCACTTACTTGCACTTGATGGAGCTAAGGAGAGACTTCACCTGTTCAAAGCAGATCTACTTGAAGAAGGTTCCTTCGATTCTGTGGTTGATGGTTGTGAAGGTGTTTTTCATATAGCATCTCCATTCTTTTACCAACTCTCAGATCCACAGGTTCATTTCTTATTGCTctgtttattcttttctttcttttgtggtTGTTGTTGGGTGATAAACCGCCCTTATCTTGAGTGGCTGCCAATGGATTCAGGTTGAATTTATTtccaaattatttaattataaccTTTATGTAAAAAGATGTATAtaccttaaaaaaattaaatttcaattattcatctgatatatatatatatatattgctacaAATATCTGTTTCTGTTTTCAaacattgttatacttttccaATTCCTTTACCATAACTCTTGTGGTTTCCGAAATGTTTCCAATTCTAAGCTAAAAAGAAAGACAACACATTAAAACTACAGTTTGATCCCCGTGTTGAATCTAATGTATGtttctcttttcctcttctttcttttattaaatttctttccAACTTTCTTCCTTTACCTTTTTTCTTTCCCtgataattctcttttgagGTAAAGTACAGTATCTTTGgtcaaatgaccaaaatgaTTTGTCTGTTTCCCATAGAACATATTAATATACCTATTGAAAATATCTTTTGCAAGCGGACTGGCCCTACAGTCCTGGTGACCCATGAAAAGATCTCAATTGTATGATCTAAAGATCCTtgttaattacattttaatgtAGCATTGGTAGTATTCTTTTGtctatttatttgtatgatTTGAAAGAACTCTGTCATTTCCTTTATTGTGAGGCATGCCAATATGCTATCATTGTTCTTTGCAACTGAATCCATACCATGTCTTGTGATTTCAGGCAGATTTGATTGATCCAGCATTAAAGGGAACACTTAATCTTCTTGGATCATGTGCCAAAACCTCAACTGTCAAAAGAGTGGTTTTGACGTCCTCTATGTCTTCAGTTGCGTACAATAGTAGGCCTCGAACTCCTGATGTGATAGTTGATGAGACCTGGTTTTCAGATCCAGAGTTTTGCAAAGAAAATAAGGTATGTAGTATTGCTACTATCGATCATCTTTGTTTTCTATTTAGCTTTAAATTCATATTCAAGCTTTGCAATAAAACTCAGTTCACCAGCTTCCTGATCATTTCTGATCAAACAAAGGGGAGGGGGGAGGGTGATGagcttttcatttttctcatcttcttttattttattttggaaattgtCAAACTTTTGAATAAGTATAATGTTGTGTATAGACCTTAAATGAGTTGACAGTTAAAAAAACTTAGTTTTAATTGACATGGTCATATATACAATGTACTTTTCACCAAGAAAAGGAACTAAACAGAAAACATAATGGCATTTTATTATCATCTTCCTTCTTGAGGTGTTGGCTGATACAAGTTAGATGAGGAACTgcagaaaggaaaaaaagattCTCTTTGCATAGAAAAACAAAGTAGAGTCATATCTCTCTATGAATTGAGAAGCATTTTGATGTTTTCATGTTTGTCTAAACTCTAAAAGCTTCAGACATAGAGAACCTGGAAGTATTTCATCATTGCAATAATTTTTGCTTCTCTTAGTTCAGATTTCTCTTGTTTTTCCtcctaaaaatagaaaaaaagagaagaaagagagagtgaaaaaGATCACAGTTGAGATCGAACTAATTTTGAGCATAATAGGGATGTTACTTGTCTTGCTTTAATATTCAATGAATTGCAAGGGTTTTCAAGTTTGGCTGTGCAACATTTGCCCAAGCTTGAACAATTTATTAGTTGGTGGATTTATGCATATATTGTCCACTTTTtgcaaccaaaaataaaatctaaaacaaattaaaaaataaaactacctTGTCGTAGAATGTGTTTCATTCTCCAGTCAAAGCATGCAAATGCCCTTTAGGTAATGCGATAGTAGAAGAGCAATAACCATCAACTGCGATATTTTGAAGATAGTAATCCTCTTTTCCATTTGTGAAACAAGTGGAAAATATTTACTCTCAAGGCTATCAATGTACTTAACAAACAGAACATGTAAATGACTTATGGTAGATGATTTGGATGAACTTGGTATACAGAAACtagtaattgataattttaaattctGTTAATGTGGTTGGGTgcataattaaaagaaaatggcATTGTTTGAATTCTAAAAACACAACTATTATCATTTATGGAGTTGATTGATATATACTATCTGATTCATCAATGGCCTGATGTGAAAAATGAAAGAACTAGTAGTAACTTGGTACTGGGAAAACCAAAAGATCCCTTCTTGCACTTGGATTGGACtacatatttcattttttcctttgagAGCATTCATAATATACAAACATAGCATGGCTGGCCATGGGGTTCTGACCCATACGTTCAAGAAATTCtgcagtctctctctctctctctctctctccacacacacacacgtattGATATCATACTCATTGATAATATTAGTTTACCTCATTATTATTGAAGGGAAACTTGAACTATACCCTATCAGCATCTTTCACCTGAACTTATTTTGGGGGAAGGAGAAAAGGAGTAACTTTTCCTTGTTGACATGCTTGTATAGTTGCTCATGTTTTGCACCATCCATCATGATCCTTTCTCGATATTTGTACCAGCTATGGTATCAGCTCTCCAAGATTCTAGCAGAGAATGCTTCCTGGAAGTTTGCAAATGATAAGGGCATTGACATGGTTTCAATAAACCCAGGAATGGTTATTGGTCCTCTGTTACAGCCAACAGTTAACGCAAGTGCAGCCCATATTTTGAACTTAATAAATGGTATGTATTCCTTATATAGGGATATTCCTGATGGATATCTTGTGTTGTCTTATGTTAGAGATTTGTCAACCTTCTTCTTCCTAATCTTCAGGTTCTCCATGAgatttttgcttcatttttaaatatatatgcttGATAAGGAACCATTATAGTTGAGTCAAATATTTCAAGCTGCTCTCTgtccccctccctccctccctttctctctcttagaGATTACCATAAGACTTGGGAAGTTCAATTAGATGAAGATAGTTGATATCTAGTTATTTGGAATTCCTATTAGAAAGAAGATACCTTATTTTATTTGCTTCCCTATTTGCAGGTtcacaaacatatataaatgtttCCTTTGCCTGGGTTAATGTTAAAGATGTTGCAAATGCACACATTCAAGCATTTGAGCTTCCTTCAGCCAATGGAAGATATTGTTTGGTTGAAAGGGTTGTGCACCTCTCTGAAGTTGTGAAAATGCTAGGCAAGCTTTATCCGTCTTTACGACTTCCAGAAAAGTAGGTGACTGTTGTTCTGTTTTGATTctaaatgttatttttgcaaGTAGTAGTTGCCTTTGAAATTGGAACTCCTGTGAATCAACTTCCAAAACTGTAACCTATGTTCTTCATGTTTTGgcctattaaaaaatatatatatgtatatcacaGCTTCATTAATATCATATGAATTGATTACTAATTTTCCCTGCTTGTTCTGTCATTTTTATGGCAATTCCATCTGCATCTACTAGTCTTTTcaattgttttctcttgattctTTTTCATTGTTGGCTATGCTAGCAATTTACACTTCCAGACAAATACAACAGTAGACATGGTGGAGTTCTGAGGGGGAAGTTATCCTGTTATAAAATCTTTTGTTGTTATCAGGGATCTCTCATTCTTGCTCCTTTTTTTCAGTaggtttcttatttttgtgatGTCAACCATGACTTCATTCCTATTTGTCTTCAAAGTaaacatcttcttctttttttctgttcttagttatcttattttgatttattcagTATGCTGTATCAGCACTTTTACTCTCCTCTTGTTATAACTACTTCATCTCAGTAGACATGTCCTTTCAGAGGAAGTATGTTTTGACAGAAGGAAAAGTAAAGCAAATGGCATAATTTATGCATATGCAAATTTTTCATGTACTTGAGAACATTCGTTTTTCTTTGTGTTACCTTATCCTCCACAAATCCTAGTTCTAAACACATGTTTAGGgttcttaaaattaaaactctttTCTTCATCTTGATTGTTGGGAGATATACCAAGAGCAGGCTATATCTTGTAAAGCTTTTTTTGTGGCTTTAAAAATGTTCTGTGTTGCTTTTAGGGGGTGTCTATTCTGATCATTTGATTACCTTCATTATTTGCCATTagctctctctctatctctctctctcgggggGACATGCATAACTTTCACAAACTCAAGTACATGGAATAATAGTTTTTGCTTCTGGTTGATGGAATATCTCTACAGCTTCAAAACTTTTGAATGATAGATGCATCTCAATCATCTCTTTCCTTCATGCTATGTTTGAAACTAGGATCTgtagaaggaaaagaaagaaaattgtcTTATATGTACTAAAAAACTGCAGGTGTGCAGATGACGAACCATTGATGCCAACATACCAGGTATCCAAGGAAAAAGCAAGAAGCTTAGGCATCGACTTCATTCCCTTTGAGCAGAGCCTCAAGGAAACTGTCGAAAGCTTGAAGGAGAAGAGCATTTTTGCTGCCTGACTCAGTTGTATTAGCTATTGTGCCTATATAGAGGATTTCTGAAGAGTAGATGGTGATAATGCTATGGCTTCTCATGGTTTGCTGGCATGGCTTTAAGTATTGCCTCCTTGTATTAAACTTGACTGTTAATGCTGTAACTGTTGTAcctttttgtaaatttttttaagatatggAATGGTACAAACTTGCCCATCCTCCCCATCCCCCATCTAATAGAATAAAGACTTAGATATCTTCATCTTGTTATATGGAATGCCATGTCGTATTGGGGTGCCAAGTAATAATATTGGTGAGCTTGAGATCTTGAATTTGAGACAATTGATAGTATCAATGAGTTTGAGATTTCCAAATCAAGTCTCAAATACAACGTTGCCTAccaaaaaaatgagttttaagattgaaaattgtttaacaaaaaaattgaaaattgctGTTAAGTAGGGGTGTTCGCGATGTGGTTTGATCGGTCTGAATTATTTTCAGCACGCCAAATCATTAGTGCAGTTTTTCAACCAAATCAAACCGCATTTGCGGTCTAGTTTGGTGCGATTTACCGCGGTTTGAAATGTTacttaaaattactaaaaaatatatttaaaaatgataaataaagacacaaatattgataaataaagacaattaaatgtaaataaataagagtaaaaaataaaaataaaatagtataaaaaataaataggatagGACTGCCAATTATTagatgtttataataataattttttttattattttcttgggtaGTTCGATTTTAATCCGAACCGCCAACTGTCCAAACTGCAAACCGCGCAgtttggacagaatccaaaccATTTTCGAccgtcaaaaaaaaaaaaaattgatcgatTCAGTttgattcggttcggttcgattttatCGATTTTTGCGATGCactgatttttttgaacacccctactgTTAAGTGTCCTAATGGAACAAAATAAAGCATAATATTTGAAATGTGTGACTTTATGTTAGTGTCAATGTTCCATTGTATGTAACACaattgtgaaaatataaatataagtatatGTCTTATTTTGAACagtcatttatttattatctagAAAGAAGACTTGATTTCGTGTAATAAGTGAATTTTCTCaagaatttataatataaatgacAAGTGAATTATTAAaggagataatttttttattataatatttgaattaaattattaattttataatgtcAAGAATAagagtgtaattaattaaattttaaataattaataaatacccAAATCATAATGTCCTCGAGAACTTACCAAGTAGGGCGAATTGATTTTAGATGGGAAATTATTTCATGGCATAAaatctattaaaaatttattgaatgtGTTAGGAAATAATATATCGAGTCAAATTTGGAGGGAATTGCGGCGTCGTTTCATTTTGATGTGAAAGTGATAGGAGGAGAGGCATATGAACTCCAAGGGCGTGTTTGGCAAGCGGTGTGGGAAACCTTCCTAATAATAGATTGAAATATGAATTTCCAtccaattcttttaaaaaagtTTCCCTTTTGTCTCTTTAACTTGGGGGAAATTAATTTcaacatttttatatttatcataaaaatataatttagatCACgtgtcaaataaattattatattttaatttaaaaagtaatttaattattatatttttaaattaaaggccAAATTAGgtatttaactttaaaaaagactaaataagttattatttttttatatattggggattgtattatttattatttgttttattttattttgataaaaaaaattaaaaagtaaaggacaagaggaagagaaaagagaaaaaaagtaaaaggaaAAGGTGAAGTTTGTTTTGGGGAGAGGAgtggaagggaaaagaaagtggGTGGAAACAAAGGGCAGGGGATTCattcattccattccattccattcccggggattgagattgagattgagatcGAGATCGGGAGCTGTTTGGTgtagagagggagggagaggccCAACAACACAACAGATGGGgttgggagagagaaaaggaCTCTGCAAAGGAGCTTTGACTCTCTCTCTTTGTCCCATCCATGGCGGGTTCACACCTTGAATTCACATTTTCACTTCCTTCTCGCAACAGACCTTTCCTTTCTTCCATTCATCCCAGCCCTCGTCTCCAAACCCTTTCTGGGTCTTTCTCAGATTTCCTGCTCATCCAccaaatcattaattattcaAAGGTAGGTAGGTGGGCTAATCTTTGTCTGTTATGTTCTGggttatgattattattattgttgcttttcttttctttttttccttgcGGGtgaagatgaaaaaataaataaattctggGTCATTAACGCGAGCAATTTTTTTGGAAGGATTTTCAAAATCCTCCAGTGTTTTTGGAGATTTCCTCACAGCGATTTTCCTTCATTTGAACTGATCCTCCATTTTGTGTCCatttttttgtcttgttttgaAACCTCAGATTTGGTCTGGTTTTTCTTCAGAAGTTAATTTAGATTTCTGTTCGAGATACCAATTTCCTTCTAATTCTCGGACCCTTGTGCAAAATTGCAGATTTGATCGTCTGATCCATGGGGAATTGCTG
This genomic stretch from Diospyros lotus cultivar Yz01 chromosome 1, ASM1463336v1, whole genome shotgun sequence harbors:
- the LOC127807383 gene encoding phospholipase A1-Igamma3, chloroplastic, with protein sequence MASLQLPLNSRKSSPPQVVFSPRLIGLKRTLNLHFSYKHMISPNHAAALRCSSIAPAIPTPTPTPEMEEETMEDERPLHQVWREIHGCNDWHGLLDPMNSHLRREIIRYGEFAQACYDSFDFDTHSKYCGTCKYLAAHFFHKLDMADRGYLVSRYLYATSSINLPNFFHKSKLSSIWSQHANWMGYVAVATDEDEIRRLGRRDILIAWRGTVTYLEWIHDLKDILCPAHFRQDASIKIEAGFYDLYTQKEKSCNFCSFSAREQVLSEIKRLTELYKGEELSITITGHSLGAALAILSAYDIAEMKLNIYESDDEHSVAKIPITVFSFSGPRVGNLKFKERCDELGVKVLRVINVHDKVPTVPGIFANEKFQYQKYIEETLSFPWSYAHVGVELSLNHTHSPFLKPTNDLGCAHNLEAHLHLVDGYHGVGRQFRQATGRDLALVNKSCDFLRSDYGVPPYWRQDENKGMVRTSDGRWIFPERPRMEAHPPDTAHHLEKVLKFAYSSRHTT
- the LOC127807390 gene encoding phenylacetaldehyde reductase-like isoform X1 translates to MSGIGKTVCVTGANGYIASWVVKFLLQRGYTVRGTLRDLGNLKKENHLLALDGAKERLHLFKADLLEEGSFDSVVDGCEGVFHIASPFFYQLSDPQADLIDPALKGTLNLLGSCAKTSTVKRVVLTSSMSSVAYNSRPRTPDVIVDETWFSDPEFCKENKLWYQLSKILAENASWKFANDKGIDMVSINPGMVIGPLLQPTVNASAAHILNLINGSQTYINVSFAWVNVKDVANAHIQAFELPSANGRYCLVERVVHLSEVVKMLGKLYPSLRLPEKCADDEPLMPTYQVSKEKARSLGIDFIPFEQSLKETVESLKEKSIFAA
- the LOC127807390 gene encoding phenylacetaldehyde reductase-like isoform X2; this translates as MSGIGKTVCVTGANGYIASWVVKFLLQRGYTVRGTLRDLGNLKKENHLLALDGAKERLHLFKADLLEEGSFDSVVDGCEGVFHIASPFFYQLSDPQADLIDPALKGTLNLLGSCAKTSTVKRVVLTSSMSSVAYNSRPRTPDVIVDETWFSDPEFCKENKLWYQLSKILAENASWKFANDKGIDMVSINPGMVIGPLLQPTVNASAAHILNLINGSQTYINVSFAWVNVKDVANAHIQAFELPSANGRYCLVERVVHLSEVVKMLGKLYPSLRLPEK